A window of the Cystobacter fuscus genome harbors these coding sequences:
- a CDS encoding adenylate kinase: protein MNLILLGPPNAGKGTQAKKLYVDYSIPQISTGDILRKAVREGTELGKLAGPLMAAGSYVPDELVIGIVEERLKEADCAQGFILDGFPRTIPQAEALERMLAKLGKNLHAVVSLEVPHEKLIERGSGRRSCPNCGAVYHVYQSPPKRAGFCDKDGTGLIQREDDKAEVIEKRLQKYDKETSPLKQFYAQRGLLKSIDGVGPPEGIYEELKKAVGKA from the coding sequence ATGAACCTCATCCTGTTGGGTCCGCCTAACGCCGGGAAGGGGACCCAGGCGAAGAAGCTGTACGTGGATTACTCGATTCCGCAGATCTCGACGGGGGACATCCTCCGCAAGGCGGTGCGCGAGGGGACCGAGCTGGGCAAGCTGGCCGGGCCGCTGATGGCCGCGGGCTCCTACGTGCCCGACGAGCTCGTCATCGGCATCGTGGAGGAGCGCCTCAAGGAGGCCGATTGCGCCCAGGGCTTCATCCTGGACGGTTTTCCCCGCACCATCCCCCAGGCCGAGGCCCTCGAGCGCATGCTCGCCAAGCTGGGCAAGAATCTGCACGCCGTGGTGTCGCTCGAGGTTCCGCACGAGAAGCTCATCGAGCGCGGCTCGGGACGTCGCTCCTGCCCCAACTGCGGCGCCGTCTACCATGTCTACCAGAGCCCTCCGAAGCGGGCCGGCTTCTGCGACAAGGACGGCACCGGCCTCATCCAGCGTGAGGACGACAAGGCCGAGGTCATCGAGAAGCGGCTGCAGAAGTACGACAAGGAGACCTCGCCGCTGAAGCAGTTCTACGCCCAGCGCGGCCTGCTCAAGAGCATCGACGGAGTGGGGCCTCCCGAGGGCATCTACGAGGAGCTCAAGAAGGCCGTGGGCAAGGCCTAG
- the infA gene encoding translation initiation factor IF-1, which yields MPKDDSIEVEGTVMEPLPNAMFRVVLDNGHKVLAHISGKMRMHFIRILPGDKVKVELSPYDLSRGRITYRAK from the coding sequence TTGCCGAAGGATGATTCCATCGAAGTTGAGGGGACGGTCATGGAGCCCCTCCCGAACGCGATGTTCCGCGTGGTGCTGGACAATGGCCACAAGGTGCTCGCGCACATCTCGGGCAAGATGCGGATGCACTTCATCCGCATCCTCCCGGGCGACAAGGTGAAGGTGGAGCTGTCCCCGTACGACTTGTCCCGGGGCCGCATCACCTACCGAGCGAAGTAG
- the rpmJ gene encoding 50S ribosomal protein L36 produces the protein MKVRASVKKICDKCKVVRRKGIVRIICASNPRHKQRQG, from the coding sequence ATGAAGGTTCGGGCGTCCGTCAAGAAGATTTGCGACAAGTGCAAGGTTGTTCGCCGTAAGGGCATCGTGCGCATCATCTGCGCCTCCAACCCCCGGCACAAGCAGCGCCAGGGCTAG
- the rpsM gene encoding 30S ribosomal protein S13, protein MARIAGIDLPPNKRAVISLQYIYGIGNKTAHDIIEGAGIDLATRTKDLTEEQTRKIRELIEANYKVEGDLRREVTMNIKRLMDLGCYRGLRHRKGLPVRGQRTHTNARTRKGPKRGIVRAKPAAGPR, encoded by the coding sequence ATGGCTCGTATCGCCGGCATCGACCTCCCGCCCAACAAGCGCGCGGTGATCTCGTTGCAGTACATCTACGGGATCGGCAACAAGACCGCCCACGACATCATCGAGGGCGCGGGGATCGACCTCGCTACCCGGACCAAGGACCTCACCGAGGAGCAGACGCGCAAGATCCGCGAGCTCATCGAGGCGAACTACAAGGTCGAAGGCGACCTGCGCCGCGAGGTCACCATGAACATCAAGCGCCTGATGGACCTGGGTTGCTACCGGGGTCTGCGTCACCGCAAGGGTCTGCCGGTGCGTGGCCAGCGGACGCACACCAACGCGCGCACCCGCAAGGGTCCCAAGCGCGGCATCGTGCGCGCCAAGCCGGCGGCGGGCCCGCGCTAG